One window from the genome of Actinoplanes teichomyceticus ATCC 31121 encodes:
- a CDS encoding amidohydrolase: protein MTVPPTEALVRYTNGRFYSAAEPRATAMLVRGDTIAWLGDTADAPAADRTVDLDGALVTPAFVDAHLHATDTGLAVDGLDLSGARSARELLDAVAAFARTRPAGAVVHGHGWDESTWAEQTPPGAAELDRAAGGRKVYLTQASVHSALASSALLPAAEGVAGYDASGWVREQAHHAVRAVALGSLTGEQRTAAQRTALSRAASMGIAAVHECGGPGTSSEADFQSVLRLSGQGLPQVFGFWGELGGAERARQLGAHGAAGDLYADGALGSRTASLRSAYHDGDHGCGEAFLTAEQAAEHILDCVRAGFQSGFHAIGDAAIETVLEGYALAAQQVGVDRLREGRHRIEHVELIDKAMIARMVEFGVIASVQPVFDALWGGPDRMYAQRLGVDRALASNPIGAMHATGVALAFGSDSPVTALDPWAMVVAAAAPCNPAYRMKVRAAFAAASRGGWRAAGVDRVGVLAPGASATFAAWETPGGVVEGLPALLPDVDGVTPARPVCRRTVLHGETIFES from the coding sequence ATGACTGTTCCCCCCACCGAAGCCCTGGTCCGCTACACCAACGGCCGCTTCTACTCCGCCGCCGAGCCGCGCGCCACCGCGATGCTGGTCCGCGGCGACACCATCGCGTGGCTGGGCGACACCGCCGACGCGCCCGCCGCCGACCGCACCGTCGACCTGGACGGCGCCCTGGTCACCCCGGCGTTCGTGGACGCGCACCTGCACGCCACCGACACCGGCCTGGCCGTCGACGGCCTCGACCTGTCCGGGGCGCGCTCGGCGCGGGAGCTGCTGGACGCGGTGGCCGCGTTCGCCCGCACCCGCCCGGCCGGCGCGGTGGTGCACGGGCACGGCTGGGACGAGTCGACCTGGGCCGAGCAGACCCCGCCCGGCGCGGCCGAGCTGGACCGGGCCGCCGGCGGCCGCAAGGTGTACCTGACGCAGGCGTCGGTGCACTCGGCGCTGGCCTCCTCGGCGCTGCTGCCGGCGGCCGAGGGCGTGGCCGGCTACGACGCCTCCGGCTGGGTGCGCGAGCAGGCGCACCACGCGGTGCGCGCGGTCGCGCTCGGCTCGCTCACCGGCGAGCAGCGGACCGCGGCGCAGCGCACCGCGCTGAGCCGGGCCGCGTCGATGGGCATCGCCGCGGTGCACGAGTGCGGCGGGCCGGGCACCTCCAGCGAGGCCGACTTCCAGTCGGTGCTGCGGCTGTCCGGACAGGGCCTGCCGCAGGTGTTCGGCTTCTGGGGCGAGCTGGGCGGCGCCGAGCGGGCGCGGCAGCTGGGCGCGCACGGCGCGGCCGGCGACCTGTACGCCGACGGCGCGCTGGGCTCGCGGACCGCGTCGCTGCGCTCGGCGTACCACGACGGCGACCACGGCTGCGGCGAGGCGTTCCTGACCGCCGAGCAGGCCGCCGAGCACATCCTCGACTGCGTGCGGGCCGGCTTCCAGAGCGGCTTCCACGCGATCGGCGACGCCGCGATCGAGACGGTGCTGGAGGGCTACGCGCTCGCCGCGCAGCAGGTCGGCGTGGACCGGCTGCGCGAGGGCCGCCACCGCATCGAGCACGTCGAGCTGATCGACAAGGCGATGATCGCCCGGATGGTGGAGTTCGGCGTGATCGCCTCGGTGCAGCCGGTGTTCGACGCGCTGTGGGGCGGCCCGGACCGGATGTACGCGCAGCGGCTGGGCGTCGACCGGGCGCTGGCCAGCAACCCGATCGGGGCGATGCACGCGACCGGGGTGGCGCTGGCGTTCGGCTCGGACTCGCCGGTGACCGCGCTGGACCCGTGGGCGATGGTGGTGGCCGCGGCCGCCCCGTGCAACCCGGCGTACCGGATGAAGGTGCGCGCCGCGTTCGCCGCGGCCAGCCGCGGCGGGTGGCGGGCCGCCGGCGTGGACCGGGTGGGGGTGCTCGCGCCCGGCGCGTCGGCCACGTTCGCGGCCTGGGAGACGCCCGGCGGGGTGGTCGAGGGACTGCCGGCGCTGCTGCCGGACGTCGACGGGGTGACGCCGGCGCGGCCGGTCTGCCGCCGCACGGTGCTGCACGGCGAAACGATTTTCGAGAGTTAG
- a CDS encoding lysine 5,6-aminomutase subunit alpha: MAGKLDLDPRIVARARALAAKAGQPVVDLARSHTTVSVERAVLRLAGVHGADSDGIPWVNRLVDAVRADVGLGHGVAVPVFHAAATTGEADLTVLAQKAAAGAVRFEVPQRRAELAAARRRARTAATAGLRTVDRRRAERDRLIKRYGDPPRRPWIYLIVATGDIHEDIPQAQAAARAGADVIAVIRSTGQSLLDYVPEGATREGFAGTYATQENFRLMRAALDETSREVGRYIRLTNYASGLCMPEIAVLAGLERLDMMLNDSMYGILFRDINPIRTFVDQRFSRQVHARAGIIINTGEDNYLTTADAVEAAHTVTVSQLLNEFFAHEAGLQDWQLGLGHAFEINPDLPDSFRLELAHALLARELFPDAPLKWMPPTKHMTGDVFRGNLLDGFFNLVGALTGQGILLVGMMTEAVVTPWLSDRDIALQNVRYVLGAAGNLHEDFVPAAGGFIQQRAAQVLGEAVELLERIVDDTLMEAIADGTFGLMKRPATRGKGLDGVAKQEPDYYNPVTEALA; this comes from the coding sequence GTGGCCGGGAAGCTGGATCTGGACCCGCGGATCGTCGCGCGGGCGCGGGCGCTCGCCGCGAAAGCGGGGCAGCCCGTCGTCGACCTCGCGCGGTCGCACACCACCGTGTCGGTGGAGCGGGCGGTGCTGCGCCTGGCCGGCGTGCACGGCGCCGACTCGGACGGCATCCCCTGGGTGAACCGTCTGGTCGACGCCGTGCGCGCGGACGTCGGACTCGGGCACGGGGTGGCGGTTCCGGTGTTCCACGCGGCCGCCACGACCGGCGAGGCGGACCTGACCGTGCTGGCGCAGAAGGCGGCGGCCGGGGCGGTGCGGTTCGAGGTGCCGCAGAGGCGGGCCGAGCTCGCCGCGGCCCGGCGGCGGGCCCGCACGGCCGCCACCGCCGGCCTGCGGACCGTCGACCGGCGCCGGGCCGAACGGGATCGGCTGATCAAGAGGTACGGCGACCCGCCGCGGCGCCCGTGGATCTACCTGATCGTCGCGACCGGCGACATCCACGAGGACATCCCGCAGGCGCAGGCGGCGGCCCGGGCCGGCGCCGACGTCATCGCGGTGATCCGCTCGACCGGGCAGTCGCTGCTGGACTACGTGCCCGAGGGCGCCACCCGGGAGGGGTTCGCCGGCACCTACGCCACGCAGGAGAACTTCCGGCTGATGCGGGCCGCGCTCGACGAGACGTCGAGGGAGGTGGGCCGCTACATCCGGCTGACCAACTACGCGTCCGGGCTGTGCATGCCGGAGATCGCCGTGCTGGCCGGGCTGGAACGGCTGGACATGATGCTCAACGACTCGATGTACGGCATCCTGTTCCGCGACATCAACCCCATCCGTACCTTCGTCGACCAGCGCTTCTCCCGCCAGGTGCACGCCCGCGCCGGGATCATCATCAACACCGGCGAGGACAACTACCTGACCACCGCGGACGCGGTCGAGGCGGCGCACACGGTGACGGTGTCGCAGCTGCTCAACGAGTTCTTCGCGCACGAGGCCGGGCTGCAGGACTGGCAGCTGGGCCTCGGGCACGCCTTCGAGATCAACCCGGACCTGCCGGATTCGTTCCGGCTGGAGCTGGCGCACGCGCTGCTGGCCCGTGAGCTGTTCCCGGACGCCCCGCTGAAGTGGATGCCGCCGACCAAGCACATGACCGGGGACGTGTTCCGCGGCAACCTGCTCGACGGTTTCTTCAACCTGGTCGGCGCGCTGACCGGGCAGGGCATCCTGCTGGTCGGCATGATGACCGAGGCGGTGGTGACGCCGTGGCTGTCCGACCGCGACATCGCGCTGCAGAACGTCCGGTACGTGCTGGGCGCCGCCGGCAACCTGCACGAGGACTTCGTCCCGGCCGCCGGCGGCTTCATCCAGCAGCGCGCCGCGCAGGTCCTCGGCGAGGCCGTCGAGCTGCTGGAGCGCATCGTCGACGACACCCTGATGGAGGCCATCGCCGACGGCACCTTCGGGCTGATGAAGCGCCCGGCCACCCGGGGCAAGGGCCTGGACGGCGTGGCGAAACAGGAGCCCGACTACTACAACCCGGTGACGGAGGCCCTGGCATGA
- a CDS encoding MFS transporter, translated as MNRPTGTPVPADPPVGEHRPPFPPSSRMLVTALAITQTIGYGTLYYAFAVILVPIAADLHTSATAVTGAFTASVLASAVLAVPIGRRLDRHGGRALMTCGSLLGTVLLVLWSHVEQVWQLYAVQLGIGVASAASLYEAAFAVIIAWHQPRQRSSALLALTVVAGFASTIFLPLTGWLTDQHGWRTALLVLAGIHAVTGPLHATVVRRPPSAGPHTVTRHRDAGTRAVRAALADRGFWLLTAGFTAHTTATSAYTLLLVAALTTWGHPPAFAATIAGLLGLLSVAGRLITTGLQRRYRTTTITAGVFALQAAAALLLPAVGATTGGAVLAVVGFGLGFGVATIAKPVILAERYDTRRYATLAGILVAPMALAKAGAPLAAAALHAATSSYTPVLAIVAACCAVAAIAIAVCSRPTAQP; from the coding sequence GTGAACCGGCCTACCGGCACACCGGTGCCCGCCGACCCGCCGGTCGGCGAGCACCGCCCGCCCTTCCCGCCCAGCAGCCGGATGCTGGTGACCGCGCTGGCGATCACCCAGACCATCGGCTACGGCACGCTCTACTACGCGTTCGCCGTGATCCTCGTCCCGATCGCCGCCGACCTGCACACCTCCGCCACCGCCGTGACCGGCGCGTTCACCGCTTCGGTCCTCGCCTCGGCGGTGCTGGCCGTGCCGATCGGCCGCCGGCTGGACCGCCACGGCGGCCGCGCGCTGATGACCTGCGGCTCCCTGCTCGGGACCGTGCTGCTCGTGCTGTGGTCGCACGTCGAGCAGGTGTGGCAGCTGTACGCGGTGCAGCTCGGGATCGGCGTCGCGTCGGCGGCCAGCCTCTACGAGGCCGCCTTCGCCGTGATCATCGCCTGGCACCAGCCGCGGCAACGGTCCTCGGCGCTGCTCGCGCTGACCGTGGTCGCCGGCTTCGCCAGCACCATCTTCCTGCCCCTGACCGGGTGGCTCACCGACCAGCACGGCTGGCGCACCGCCCTGCTCGTCCTCGCCGGCATCCACGCCGTCACGGGGCCGCTGCACGCCACCGTCGTCCGGCGCCCACCATCAGCAGGCCCGCACACGGTCACCCGGCACCGCGACGCCGGCACCCGGGCGGTCCGCGCCGCGCTGGCCGATCGTGGCTTCTGGCTGCTGACCGCCGGGTTCACCGCCCACACCACGGCGACCAGTGCTTACACCCTGCTGCTGGTCGCCGCCCTCACCACCTGGGGCCACCCGCCCGCCTTCGCCGCCACCATCGCCGGCCTGCTCGGCCTCCTGTCCGTCGCCGGACGGCTGATCACCACCGGCCTGCAACGCCGCTACCGGACCACCACCATCACCGCCGGCGTCTTCGCGCTCCAGGCCGCCGCGGCCCTGCTGCTGCCGGCCGTCGGCGCCACCACCGGCGGCGCCGTCCTGGCGGTCGTCGGGTTCGGCCTCGGCTTCGGCGTGGCCACCATCGCCAAACCCGTCATCCTCGCCGAGCGCTACGACACCCGTCGCTACGCCACCCTCGCCGGCATCCTGGTCGCGCCGATGGCCCTGGCCAAAGCCGGCGCCCCGTTGGCCGCCGCGGCCCTGCACGCCGCCACCAGCTCCTACACGCCGGTCCTGGCGATTGTCGCCGCCTGCTGCGCCGTTGCCGCCATCGCCATCGCCGTCTGCTCCCGGCCCACCGCACAGCCATGA
- a CDS encoding FAD-dependent oxidoreductase yields the protein MPVVVIGAGPVGLAAAAHLHEQGVPFLVLEAGDQVGASVRQWSHVGLFSPWRYDIDAAARRLLDAAGWAAPDDEGLPTGAELVDTYLQPLAKLPAIAPHLRLGARVTAISRLGADRVRTAGRADLPFVVRLADGTEVTASAIIDASGTWRTPNPLGVNGLPAHGEPEAADRIDHALPDVLGAARAAHAGKHTIVVGSGHSAANTLLDLARLAETEPGTRITWAVRGGSAQRAFGGEGADELPARGALGSGLHALVDTGKLTLVTGFGVHTVRRDADGITLVAADGRTLTADRVVSATGFRPDHSITGELRLDLDPILGCTRILADLIDPNQHSCGTVAPHGYRELGQPEPDYYAVGMKSYGRAPTFLMATGYEQVRSIAAALAGDFAAADDVRLDLPETGVCSSSVVAENAAREVAARFGLTPDVPVALAHATLAVLPTAASTGDAVRAAADRIGLDHETALQIAALADRSGALPGVTGLINLTSSAGGSCCS from the coding sequence CTGCCGGTGGTGGTCATCGGCGCCGGCCCGGTCGGGCTGGCCGCCGCCGCTCACCTGCACGAGCAGGGCGTCCCGTTCCTGGTGCTGGAAGCCGGCGACCAGGTCGGCGCGTCGGTGCGGCAGTGGTCGCACGTCGGCCTGTTCAGCCCGTGGCGCTACGACATCGACGCCGCCGCCCGCCGCCTGCTCGACGCCGCCGGGTGGGCCGCGCCGGACGACGAGGGTCTGCCCACCGGCGCCGAGCTCGTCGACACCTACCTGCAGCCGCTGGCGAAGCTGCCGGCCATCGCCCCGCACCTGCGTCTCGGCGCCCGGGTGACCGCGATCAGCCGCCTGGGCGCCGACCGCGTGCGCACCGCCGGCCGCGCCGACCTGCCCTTCGTGGTACGGCTCGCCGACGGCACGGAGGTCACCGCCAGCGCGATCATCGACGCGTCCGGCACCTGGCGCACCCCCAACCCGCTCGGCGTCAACGGGCTGCCCGCCCACGGCGAGCCCGAGGCCGCCGATCGGATCGACCACGCCCTGCCCGACGTGCTCGGCGCCGCCCGCGCCGCCCACGCCGGCAAGCACACCATCGTCGTCGGCTCCGGGCACTCGGCCGCCAACACCCTGCTCGACCTGGCGCGGCTGGCCGAGACCGAACCCGGCACCCGGATCACCTGGGCCGTGCGCGGCGGCTCCGCCCAGCGGGCGTTCGGCGGCGAGGGCGCCGACGAACTGCCCGCCCGCGGCGCGCTCGGCTCGGGTCTGCACGCCCTGGTCGACACCGGCAAGCTCACCCTGGTCACCGGGTTCGGCGTGCACACCGTACGCCGCGACGCGGACGGCATCACCCTGGTCGCCGCGGACGGGCGCACCCTGACCGCCGACCGGGTGGTGTCCGCGACCGGCTTCCGGCCCGACCACAGCATCACCGGTGAGCTGCGTCTGGACCTGGACCCGATCCTCGGCTGCACCCGGATCCTGGCCGACCTGATCGACCCGAACCAGCACTCCTGCGGCACCGTCGCCCCGCACGGCTACCGCGAGCTGGGCCAGCCGGAGCCGGACTACTACGCCGTCGGCATGAAGTCCTACGGCCGCGCGCCGACGTTCCTGATGGCCACCGGCTACGAGCAGGTCCGCTCGATCGCCGCGGCCCTGGCCGGCGACTTCGCCGCCGCCGACGACGTACGGCTCGACCTGCCCGAGACCGGGGTGTGCAGCTCCAGCGTGGTCGCCGAGAACGCCGCCCGCGAGGTCGCGGCCCGTTTCGGCCTCACCCCGGACGTGCCGGTCGCGCTGGCCCACGCCACCCTGGCGGTGCTGCCCACCGCGGCCAGCACCGGCGACGCCGTCCGGGCGGCCGCCGACCGGATCGGCCTCGACCACGAGACCGCCCTGCAGATCGCCGCCCTGGCCGACCGCTCCGGTGCCCTGCCCGGCGTCACCGGGTTGATCAACCTCACCAGCTCGGCCGGTGGCAGCTGCTGCTCGTGA
- a CDS encoding L-erythro-3,5-diaminohexanoate dehydrogenase, whose amino-acid sequence MAGSVGLARVLEPAGVLPQAAWRLDASPEIGPDEVRIRVQRLNLDAASYRQLAQKHGGDGAKIRAEVLAIVAERGKMHNPVTGSGGMLIGVVEQVGPDSPLPVEPGDRVATLVSLTLTPLRITDGLAGWDGLSEQAPADGTAILFGRSIVGVLPDDLPPELALAVYDVCGAPALVDRVVRQYRQPTVLVLGGAGKSGSLSLAAARRAGARTKAVVVSEAERDALRGAGLADEIAVADARDPVAVAERVGEPADITVVCVDVPGCEHGAILATAAGGTVIFFSMATSFPAAALGAEGLAADVTMLVGNGYVPGHAEFAVDLLRTVPAVRSLFEARVAGD is encoded by the coding sequence ATGGCGGGTTCGGTGGGTCTGGCACGGGTGCTGGAGCCGGCCGGGGTGCTGCCCCAGGCGGCCTGGCGCCTGGACGCCTCCCCTGAGATCGGCCCGGACGAGGTGCGCATCCGCGTGCAGCGGCTCAACCTCGACGCGGCCAGCTATCGGCAGCTCGCGCAGAAGCACGGCGGCGACGGCGCGAAGATCCGGGCCGAGGTGCTGGCGATCGTGGCCGAGCGCGGCAAGATGCACAATCCGGTGACCGGCTCCGGCGGCATGCTGATCGGCGTGGTCGAGCAGGTCGGCCCGGACTCGCCGCTGCCGGTCGAACCGGGCGACCGGGTGGCCACCCTGGTGTCGTTGACGCTGACCCCGCTGCGGATCACCGACGGGCTCGCCGGCTGGGACGGGCTCAGTGAGCAGGCGCCGGCGGACGGCACCGCGATCCTGTTCGGCCGCTCGATCGTCGGGGTGCTGCCCGACGACCTGCCGCCGGAGCTGGCCCTGGCCGTCTACGACGTGTGCGGCGCCCCGGCGCTGGTCGACCGGGTGGTCCGGCAGTACCGGCAGCCCACCGTGCTGGTGCTCGGCGGCGCCGGCAAGAGCGGCTCGCTGAGCCTGGCCGCGGCCCGGCGCGCCGGCGCGCGTACCAAAGCCGTCGTCGTCTCCGAAGCCGAGCGCGACGCGCTGCGCGGCGCCGGCCTGGCCGACGAGATCGCGGTCGCCGACGCCCGGGACCCGGTCGCGGTCGCCGAGCGGGTCGGCGAGCCCGCGGACATCACCGTCGTCTGCGTGGACGTGCCCGGCTGCGAACACGGGGCGATCCTGGCCACCGCGGCCGGCGGCACGGTGATCTTCTTCTCCATGGCGACCAGCTTCCCGGCGGCCGCGCTCGGCGCGGAGGGCCTGGCCGCGGACGTGACCATGCTGGTCGGCAACGGGTACGTGCCGGGACACGCCGAATTCGCCGTCGACCTGCTGCGCACGGTGCCCGCGGTCCGATCACTGTTCGAGGCGCGGGTCGCGGGAGACTGA
- a CDS encoding CsbD family protein produces MSFTDKVKNKAEELAGKAKQGVGEATDNPRLYAEGEAQEGAAHAKQAGEHVKDAGRDVRDALS; encoded by the coding sequence ATGAGCTTCACCGACAAGGTCAAGAACAAGGCCGAGGAGCTGGCCGGGAAGGCGAAGCAGGGGGTCGGCGAGGCGACCGACAACCCGCGCCTGTACGCCGAGGGCGAGGCCCAGGAGGGCGCCGCGCACGCCAAGCAGGCCGGCGAGCACGTCAAGGACGCCGGCCGCGATGTGCGCGACGCGCTGAGCTGA
- a CDS encoding glutamate mutase L: MSRPARAVCVDVGSTYTKAALIDLAGARLIRRAEVPTTSATDVLAGLEAAVAAAGGDGAPRYVCSSAGGGLRLAVVGYESLVTAEAGHRVGLSAGAQVVHVAAGPLTGAAVAALRAARPDVLLLVGGTDGGDGEVLLHNARRLAANRLRIPVVVAGNADVREEAAGLLRERAVPVTATGNVLPRIGVLDPGPARAAIREVFLRHVIGGKRLSRGPRFASLVRAATPDAVLAGVELLADRVAAGVLVVDVGGATTDVYSALLPDAEAQTGPRRDVAGTLWRLRTVEGDLGVAAGAAGTRAAAAAERLDEPGEERALAAAAATVALRRHARGHPAGPGLPRTGGRDLRDVRLVVGSGGVLRHGGGDHVLGALLADTAGGWALPDRARTVIDREYVLAAAGLLAADHPSAAAGLVDTLSA, from the coding sequence GTGTCACGTCCCGCGCGGGCGGTCTGTGTCGACGTCGGGTCGACGTACACCAAAGCCGCCCTGATCGACCTGGCCGGAGCGCGGCTGATCCGCCGTGCCGAGGTGCCCACCACGTCCGCGACGGACGTCCTGGCCGGTCTGGAGGCGGCGGTGGCCGCGGCCGGCGGCGACGGCGCGCCGCGCTACGTCTGCTCGTCCGCCGGTGGTGGCCTGCGCCTGGCCGTGGTCGGCTACGAGAGCCTGGTGACCGCGGAGGCCGGGCACCGCGTCGGCCTGTCAGCCGGCGCCCAGGTAGTGCACGTCGCGGCCGGGCCGCTGACCGGCGCGGCGGTCGCCGCGCTGCGCGCCGCGCGCCCGGACGTGCTGCTGCTGGTCGGCGGCACCGACGGCGGCGACGGCGAGGTGCTGCTGCACAACGCGCGGCGGCTGGCGGCGAACCGGTTGCGGATCCCGGTGGTCGTGGCCGGCAACGCGGACGTCCGCGAGGAGGCCGCCGGCCTGCTGCGGGAGCGTGCCGTGCCGGTGACCGCGACCGGCAACGTGCTGCCGCGCATCGGGGTGCTCGACCCGGGGCCGGCGCGCGCCGCGATCCGGGAGGTGTTCCTGCGGCACGTGATCGGCGGCAAACGCCTGTCCCGGGGGCCTCGGTTCGCGTCGCTGGTGCGTGCCGCCACCCCGGACGCGGTCCTGGCCGGGGTGGAACTGCTCGCCGACCGGGTCGCCGCCGGGGTGCTCGTGGTGGACGTGGGCGGGGCCACCACCGACGTGTACTCGGCGCTCCTGCCGGACGCGGAGGCGCAGACCGGGCCGCGCCGCGACGTGGCCGGCACGCTGTGGCGGCTGCGTACCGTCGAGGGCGATCTCGGGGTGGCCGCCGGGGCCGCCGGCACCCGGGCGGCCGCGGCGGCGGAGCGGCTGGACGAGCCGGGGGAGGAGCGGGCGCTGGCCGCGGCCGCGGCGACGGTCGCCCTGCGGCGGCACGCCCGGGGCCACCCGGCCGGGCCGGGACTGCCCCGCACCGGCGGCCGGGACCTGCGCGACGTACGCCTGGTCGTGGGATCCGGCGGGGTGCTGCGGCACGGTGGCGGCGATCACGTGCTGGGCGCGCTGCTGGCCGACACCGCCGGCGGCTGGGCGCTGCCGGACCGGGCGCGCACCGTGATCGACCGCGAGTACGTGCTGGCCGCCGCCGGCCTGCTGGCCGCCGATCATCCGAGCGCCGCTGCCGGACTGGTGGACACGCTGTCCGCCTGA
- a CDS encoding KamA family radical SAM protein, giving the protein MPDLDTGQPYEYQRRELAEPDWTRLPGWRHVSAGQWQSAQWQRANCVKNVKQLRSVLGDLLDDAFYTDLETDQQRLATMSMLIPPQMLNTMVPDRVPDTASFYADPVRRYMLPVATDRQLDWPSHPYATRDSLHEHDMWVAEGLTHRYPTKVLAELLSTCPQYCGHCTRMDLVGNSTPAVAKLKLVQKPADRYAAHLDYLKAHPGVRDVVVSGGDVANVPWRQLEAYLMGLLSVPTVRDIRLATKALMGLPQHWLQDDVVEGMHRVAVTAERRGVNLAVHTHVNHVNSLTPTVARAVRTLLEVGVRDVRNQGVLMRGVNATAADLLDLCFALQGEAGILPYYFYMCDMIPNAEHWRVPVWHAQQLQHDLMGYLPGYATPRLVCDVPFVGKRWVHMVAEYDREHGISYWTKNYRTSLEKDDSEALTKLYEYYDPIDTLPKTGQDWWRKQQAATAVPV; this is encoded by the coding sequence GTGCCCGATCTCGACACGGGACAGCCCTACGAGTACCAGCGGCGCGAGCTGGCCGAGCCGGATTGGACCCGGCTCCCCGGGTGGCGCCACGTCAGCGCCGGGCAGTGGCAGTCCGCCCAGTGGCAGCGGGCCAACTGCGTGAAGAACGTGAAGCAGCTGCGCTCCGTGCTCGGCGACCTGCTCGACGACGCGTTCTACACCGACCTGGAGACCGACCAGCAGCGGCTGGCGACCATGTCGATGCTGATCCCCCCGCAGATGCTCAACACGATGGTGCCGGACCGGGTGCCGGACACCGCCTCGTTCTACGCCGACCCGGTACGCCGCTACATGCTGCCGGTGGCCACCGACCGCCAGCTGGACTGGCCGTCCCATCCGTACGCGACCCGCGACTCGCTGCACGAGCACGACATGTGGGTGGCCGAGGGCCTCACCCACCGTTACCCCACCAAGGTGCTCGCCGAGCTGCTGTCCACCTGCCCGCAGTACTGCGGGCACTGCACCAGGATGGACCTGGTCGGCAACAGCACCCCGGCGGTCGCCAAGCTGAAACTGGTGCAGAAACCGGCCGACCGGTACGCCGCCCACCTGGACTACCTCAAGGCGCACCCCGGCGTCCGGGACGTGGTGGTCTCCGGCGGCGACGTGGCCAACGTGCCGTGGCGGCAGCTGGAGGCCTACCTGATGGGCCTGCTGTCAGTGCCCACCGTGCGCGACATCCGGCTGGCCACCAAGGCGCTGATGGGGCTGCCCCAGCACTGGTTGCAGGACGACGTGGTCGAGGGCATGCACCGGGTCGCGGTCACCGCCGAGCGCCGCGGCGTCAACCTGGCCGTGCACACCCACGTCAACCACGTGAACTCGCTGACCCCCACGGTCGCCCGCGCGGTGCGCACCCTGCTCGAGGTCGGCGTGCGCGACGTGCGCAACCAGGGCGTGCTGATGCGCGGGGTGAACGCCACCGCGGCGGACCTGCTGGACCTGTGCTTCGCGCTGCAGGGCGAGGCCGGCATCCTGCCGTACTACTTCTACATGTGCGACATGATCCCGAACGCGGAGCACTGGCGGGTGCCGGTGTGGCACGCCCAGCAGCTGCAGCACGACCTGATGGGCTACCTGCCGGGGTACGCGACGCCCCGGCTCGTGTGCGACGTGCCGTTCGTCGGCAAGCGCTGGGTGCACATGGTCGCGGAGTACGACCGCGAGCACGGCATCTCGTACTGGACCAAGAACTACCGCACCTCGCTCGAGAAGGACGACAGCGAGGCGCTGACCAAGCTGTACGAGTACTACGACCCGATCGACACGCTGCCGAAGACCGGCCAGGACTGGTGGCGCAAGCAGCAGGCCGCCACCGCCGTACCGGTGTGA
- a CDS encoding OAM dimerization domain-containing protein, translating to MSIVRPYGDTTGDGMVQLSFTLPIPHDKRAEGAAIQLAAKMGMDPALLVHAKQMGDGFTFFVVYGKVAHLVDTDKVQVVERDFPLLSAKEINAVIKRRLRRRLNVVGACIGTDAHTVGIDAILNLKGIAGEKGLEYYSELSVTNMGAQVSVPDLVETARAQRADAVLVSQVVTQRDAHLHNTRAMSAAFREALPAGKRPLLIVGGPRFDELMTEELGVDRIFGRGTTPREVASYLVHALIGSPA from the coding sequence ATGAGCATCGTGCGGCCCTACGGCGACACCACCGGCGACGGGATGGTGCAGCTGTCCTTCACGCTGCCGATCCCGCACGACAAGCGCGCCGAGGGCGCGGCGATCCAGCTGGCCGCCAAGATGGGCATGGACCCGGCGCTGCTGGTGCACGCCAAGCAGATGGGCGACGGATTCACCTTCTTCGTCGTCTACGGCAAGGTCGCCCACCTGGTCGACACCGACAAGGTGCAGGTCGTCGAGCGTGACTTCCCGCTGCTGAGCGCCAAGGAGATCAACGCGGTGATCAAGCGCCGGCTGCGGCGCCGGCTCAACGTGGTGGGCGCCTGCATCGGCACCGACGCGCACACCGTCGGCATCGACGCGATCCTCAACCTCAAGGGCATCGCCGGTGAGAAGGGCCTGGAGTACTACTCCGAGCTGTCGGTGACCAACATGGGCGCGCAGGTGTCGGTGCCGGACCTGGTGGAGACCGCCCGGGCGCAGCGGGCCGACGCGGTGCTGGTCTCCCAGGTGGTCACCCAGCGCGACGCGCACCTGCACAACACCCGGGCCATGTCGGCGGCGTTCCGGGAGGCGCTGCCGGCCGGCAAGCGGCCGCTGCTGATCGTCGGCGGGCCGCGATTCGACGAGCTGATGACCGAGGAGCTCGGCGTGGACCGGATCTTCGGCCGCGGCACCACACCCCGCGAGGTCGCCTCGTACCTCGTCCACGCGCTGATCGGGAGCCCCGCATGA
- a CDS encoding hotdog domain-containing protein, with the protein MITVRHRRYVPYSHAHYAGNLVDGAYSLGLFGDVATEVCIRLDGDEGLFASYDDVQFRAPVQAGDVLEVTATVVHMGTRSRRIEFTCAVVCRGTGGSSARVLDEPIVAVTAVGTVVVPAKA; encoded by the coding sequence ATGATCACTGTCAGGCATCGCCGTTACGTGCCGTACTCGCACGCCCACTACGCCGGGAACCTGGTCGACGGGGCGTACTCGCTCGGCCTGTTCGGCGACGTCGCCACCGAGGTGTGCATCCGGCTGGACGGCGACGAGGGGCTGTTCGCGTCGTACGACGACGTGCAGTTCAGGGCGCCGGTGCAGGCCGGGGACGTGCTGGAGGTGACCGCCACGGTGGTGCACATGGGCACCCGCAGCCGCCGGATCGAGTTCACCTGCGCGGTGGTGTGCCGGGGGACCGGCGGCTCGTCGGCGCGGGTGCTGGACGAGCCGATCGTGGCGGTCACCGCGGTCGGCACCGTGGTCGTGCCCGCCAAGGCGTGA